The DNA sequence CCCCCGGCCGCGGGTCACGGCCGCGGCCGCGCCGTCGGCCAGATCGGTCGTCATCGGCTAGAGGCTCCAGCCCTTGAGCAGGCCCTGGTAGGCCTGCGCGGTCTCCTGGGTCACCTGCTCGGCCGTGGCCTGGCCGTTGGCGAGCTTCTGGTAGCGCTCGAGCAGCGGCTGGAAGAGCTGGCCGCCCTCGGGGATCCACGGGCGGTCCACCGCCTTCTCCATCGGCGCCTTCCACTTGCCGATCATGTCGTTCGCGGCCGCGTCGGGCAGCTCGTAGGCGGAGGCGCGGGCGGGCAGCAGGCCGAGCTTGCCGGCGATCTTCGCCTGGCTCTCCGCGCTCGCCATGAACTGGACGAACAGGTACGACGCCTGGAGGTTCGGCGAGCCGGCGTAGATCGCGTAGGTGTGGCCGCCGGTGGGCGAGCCGGCCTTCACCGAGCCGGCCGGGACCGGGGCGATGCCGTAGTTGTCCGGGTGGTCCTTGAACGCCTTGCCGCTGAGGTTGTCGGCGTTCGACCACGGCCCGTTGAAGATCATCGCGACCTTGCCCTCTTTGAAGGCGGTCTGCACGTTGGTGTAGCTGTCCTGGATGGAGGGCTTGGCCGCGGCGCCGGAGGTGATCAGGTCCTCCACGATCTTGACGCCCGCGGTGCTCTGCGGCGACGCGACGGTGATCTTCTTGTTGGTCACGTCGAGCAGGTCGCCGCCCTCACCGTAGATGAACGGCAGCAGGAAGTAGGAGTCGACGTTGAGCGCGAGGCCGTCGACGCCGGTCTTCTCCTTGACGTCGAGGGCGACCTTCTTGAGCTCCTCGAAGGTGGCCGGCGGGTTCTCGTGGCCCGCTTCCTTGAGCAGCTTCTTGTTGTAGAGCAGGCCGAGGGTGTCGGTCACCTGCGGGACGGCGTACGTCTTGCCGTTGTACTTGCCGGCGGCCGCCGGGGCGGGCAGGAAGTCCTCGGGCCTGTCCACCGCCGGGGTGCCGTCGAGCGGGGCGAGGTAGCCCAGCGAGGCGAACTCGGCGACCCAGCCGACCTCGGTGCGCAGCACGTCGGGCGCGCCCGAGCCGGCCTGGGCGGCGGTCTTGAACTTGTTCTGCGCGTCCGCGAACGGGACGTTGACGTAGTTGACCTTTATCTTGGGGTACTTCGCCTGGAACTCGGCGACAAGCTCCTTGAACGCCGGCGCCTCGGTGGTGGCGTCGGAGGTGTCCCACCAGGTCACGGTGCCGGAGACGGAGGCGGGGTCGACGGTGCTCTGCGCCGGCGCGGCCGAACCGGCGCCCTGGTCGCCACCGCACGCGGAGATCGCCAGCGCGAGCGCGGCGGCCGCCGCGGCCGTGAGGACTCGCCGCATGATGTCCACTCCTTGCTTCGTGCGACGGGGCGAGTGCCCCGTTCGTCGGGTAACCGGACCGTAACAGGGATGCAAGGAGTTTGAAAGATCTTGCGAAAGATCTCTGCAAAGTTGTAACCCTCGCACCGCGAGTCGGACACGAATGGTTCAATCCGACAAAGCACGCGTGGGCTGCGACGCGAAAGTGTCACATCTGTAGCCGCAACATGGCTGATTTCTCACGTCATGTATGGACACAACGGCCCGTAACGCGATGTACTACCTCATCAATCACGTATCCCGCCGGTGGGGAGTAGGTCGCGGGGGTGGGATGGACGGGCGGAAAGCCGATCGGCGTCTCCGGGTCGCGCGCCGGTCCACCCGCGCCTGCTCCGGCCACGTCGGGCGGGGACGTGTCTGTGCCTCGACGTCAAGATCCAGGAGCCAGCCCGGGCGCACCGGCATCGGTATCGGCGGCCCGCGGGCGAGGGAGACAGCCATGAGCGAGGAGACCGGATGAGCACCGTCGTCCTCGACAAAGTCACGAAGATCTATCCGGGTGGATTCTTAGCGGTCGACCGTCTCAGCCTCCAGGCCGGGGAAGGCGAGCTCCTCGTCCTGCTCGGCCCCTCCGGGTGCGGCAAGTCCACGCTCCTACGCATGATCGCCGGGTTGGAGGAGATCACCTCCGGCGACCTCTACCTCAACGGGGAGTACGCGAACCACCTCGCCCCCAGGGACCGGGACGTGGCGATGGTGTTCCAGAACGGCGCCCTCTACCCGCACCGCACCGTGCGCGGCAACCTCGCCTTCCCGCTGGAGATCGCCAAGGCCGATCCGGGACACGTCAAGGAGCGCGTGGTCGAGCTCGCCCGCGGACTGCACATCGACGAGATGCTCGACCGCAAGCCCGGCACGCTCTCCGGCGGCCAGCGGCAGCGGGTGGCGATGGGCCGGGCGATCGTGCGCCAGCCGTCCCTGTTCCTCATGGACGAGCCGCTGTCGAACCTCGACGCGGGCATGCGCACCGAGCTGCGCATGGAGATCGCCGCGCTCGTCCGCGCGCTCGGCGTGACCACCATCTACGTCACGCACGACCAGGTGGAGGCGCTGTCGCTCGCCGACCGCATCGCCATCCTCAACCGGGGCGTGCTGCAGGACGTGGGCACCCCGACCCAGGTCTACAACGACCCGGCCACCGCGTTCGTCGCGTCGTTCCTCAACTCCCAGCAGCTCAACCTGCTGGAGGCGCTGGTGCGCACGCCGCAGAACCAGTTCGTGCTGCTCGACTTCGGCACGCACCGGCTCACCATGCCGTGGAACGACCCGCGCGCGTACGCGGTCTCCCAGCACGTCGGCCGGACGGTGCTCGTCGGCATCCGCCCGGACGCGCTCGTCCCGCTGCCGCCGCACGCCGACCAGGGGCAGTACTTCGCGGGCCGGGTGCGCACCCTCGAGTACCACGGCCACGAGTGGCTCGCCTACCTGGAGGCGGGGCTGCCGGCCGTGCCCGTGCCCGAGCCGCCCGACCAGCGCATCCACGGCAACGGCAACGGGAACGGCAGCGGCTCCCGGGCGAAGGCGCTGCTGCGGCGGCTGCTCATGGGCCGGAGCGAGGAGCCCGAGCCGGAGCCGATCGCCACGTCCGGCACGCACCGCCGGGCCGACCTGATCGTACGGCTCGGCTCCCGCCCGGTGTGGCGGGCGGGCGACCACGCCCGGGTCGCGGTCGACATGTCCAAGATCCTGCTGTTCACCCCGGACGGCGCGCGCATCGACCGGCCGCTGCGGTAGCGCGTCCGGCCACCGGCCGAGGGCGGGCGGACACCGGCGTCGAACCGGCAACGCCGGCGGCGCGGCGGCGCCCGCCTACGCCTGCGCGGGTGTACGGCCGACGGCCGACCGGGCGAGCAGCGAGACGATCTCGACGAGGCGGACCACCCGGTCGAGCTCGACCCGGTGGAAGGCCGCACCCTGGGCACGCGCCACCACCAGGTGCAGCGCCGCCTCGGGGAGCGGCACCGTGATCATGTGCCGGGCGTTCTCGCTGAACGCCGCCGGCCGGGACGGCGGGTCGGCCGGCAGAGGCTCGGCCGGGGCCGCCCAGCTCGCGTACGCGACCCGGCCGGTGGCGGGGTCGGCCGCCGCCGCCCACTCCGCGCTCACCAGGTCGGGAAGCGCGTCGACCAGGGTCTGGTAGGCCCGCTCGGGGTCGGCGGCGACGTGGCCGAGCAGGTCGAACTCGGGGTTCGCGCCCGGCACCTCGCGGGTCGGCCAGGCCCCCTCGACCCGCGCGCCCGGCACCACGCTCACCCGCTCGCGCAGCTCGTCGACCCCGAGCACGCCGGACCAGGAGACGGTGAAGTCGTCCACGGCACGGCCGGCCTCGCGTTCCAACACCGTCACCTGGAGGATGTCCGCGCCCAGCACCCCGAACGCCCGGGCGACCTGCCCCAGCACTCCAGGCCGGTCGGGCAGGGACACCCGGAACCGCAGCAGCATCCCCATCACCTCCTCCCGACAGAGCCTGGCGTATGCATATTTCAGGTATGTGCCTGCTCAATGTCCGGAATATGTCATAACCAAGATCGTGAATACGCGTTTAGGCGCGATTCTTCCCTTGGTTTGACCAATCCATGTGCCGTTTCGCCAGGTCGGGGCCGCTGACGCGGGTGCCGGGCGGGGCCGGTCAGCTCTGGTAGGCGCCCGCGTCCGGGTTGCGGGCCGTGCCGATCGGCCTGCCGGTCATGTCGTGGGCGTGTTCGGCCCCGCCGTACCAGTGGGGGCCGAGCCGCAGGCCGCGGCCGATCGCCGGGGAGCCGGGGCGCAGCCGCAGGTCGGTGATGCCGCGGAAGAGCGGGTCGGCGAGGATCGAGCGGGGGCCGAGCCGGAACTTGGTCTCCCGGCCCCAGTAGACGCCGCCCGCGTCGTCGATCCCGGCGCCGTCGGCGTAGCCGACGACGCCGCCGACCTTGATGATGTTGTTGCGCAGCCGCAGGATGCGGGGCGAGCACCCGTCGTAGCAGGAGACGCCGATGGTGTCGCGGCCGGGCAGGTGCACCGAGTTGTGCACGGCGATGGTGCCGACCACCGGCCCGAGCGCGAGGTGGCGCGGCCCCCGGGTCACCAGGAACGCGGCGCGCTGCCGGACCGAGGTGACCACGTTGTGCGCGAACAGGTTGCCGCTCGCGGTGCGCCCCGGCTCGTGCCCGAGCTCGGTGAACGTTTCGTTGTTCCGCGCGATGTTGTGCACGACGACGTTGCGGTCGCCGTTGTAGATCTCCACCGCGGCGCCGTCGTAGCCGTAGTCGCGGCTGCGCGCGCGGCTGCCGGTGATGACGTTGCCGATCACCAGGTTGTCGTCGCCGTTGAGCAGGATGCCGAACGCGCCGGAGTCGTTCCGTTGCGTCCGGTCGTTCACGCTCATCCGGTTGTTGTCGGCGAACGTGCTGGCGCGGATCACGTTGTGCGCGGAGACCGGCGCGACCGCCACGCCGGCGATGTTCCGGTCGGCGTACACGCCGACCAGCTGGTTGTGGGAGCCGACCAGGTGGAAGCCCGCCCACCGGCAGTCGCTCGCGCGCAGCCCGGTGATGTGCACGTGCGTGCCGGTCACCACCACGCAGTCGCCGCGCCTGCCGCTGATCGTCGGGCGTGAGCCGGTGCCGTACGTCCCCACCGTGATCGGCAGCGCCGCGGTGCCGTGGGCGGAGATGTGCAGCGTGCCGTTCCAGCGGCCACCCCGCCGCAGCAGCAGCCGGTCGCCGGGCCGCAGTGCGGCGCGGCTCGCCCGGGCGAGCGACCGCCACGCGGTGGCCGGGCTCGTGCCGGCCGCGTCGTCCGACCCACGGACGGAGTCGACGTAGTAGGTGCGGGCCAGGGCCCACCCGGGGCGTCCGGCCGAGCTCTCCCCGGTACGGCCCTGCGCGGCCGCGGGCGCCACCCAGATCGGCGCGGCCACCACGGCGACCAGGGCGGCAAGGGCGGCCTCCGGCCGCCGCGGCACACGAACCCCACGCGTCATACGGTTTCCCACCCGCCTCTGTCGTCGGTGCCGGTCGGGGTCACCTTAGCGGCCGGGGCACCATGGGACGGTAAAGCAACTTTCTGGAAGTTTCAGAAATCCCTTGCAAAGATCCTGACCGACGAGTAACTTCCGGGCAACACTCGCGAAACGTTCATCCCCCACGCCGTGAGCCCGAAGGCGGTGCGCATGGTCGCGCTCTCTCGAGTTCTCGCAAGGCTTGCCGTCCTGGCGGTGCCGCTCGCGCCGGTGGTCGTGGCGACGCCCCCGGTCTCCCCCGGCCTCGCCCCGGCCGGGTACGCCGCGGCCCACGCCCACACCCACCCCCCTGCGGGCCCGGTCGCGGAGACCGGCGGCCCGGCCCGCGCGTCCACCGGCGCGGCGGCGCCGCCGCACTACCCTCGGTCGCAGAACGACCGTGACGGCAGGCGAGCGGACGAGGGGGCGCCGCCCGGGAACGTGGACCGGACCGACGTGGACCTCACCAGGGCACGGGCGCAGTGGATCGACCGCGCCACCGTGGCCTGGCGCACCGACGTGTCCGGCGGGTCACGGCACTACCTCGCGTACTCCCCCAGGGGCGACATCCGCCACGCCGGCGGCGAGCTGCGCGGGGACATCCGGCTGATCCGGCTCCGCCCCGGCACGCCCACCGAGGCCCAGCGGCGGCGATACCCGCACCTGTTCGGCGGGGCGGAGCCGTACGCCGCGCTGCGGGTGGACCCGCGCGACGCGGGCCGGGTGACCGAGGCCCTGCGCGGGCAGGTGGTCGCCGTCGCGCGGGACGCCTCCGGGCGGCTGCGCGCCGCCACCGGCGTGCAGCTGCCCGGCGTGCTCGACGACGTGTACGCCGCCGCGGCGAAGGAGCCGCTCGGCTACACCGGGGACCGGCTGGCGGTGTGGGCGCCGACCGCGCGCAAGGTCGAGCTCGCCCTGTACGGCTCGGCCACCGGCGCGAGCCGTACCGTGCACCCGATGCGCCGCGACGACGCCACCGGCGTCTGGTGGATCCCCACGCCGCGCTCCTGGCGGGGCCGCCACTACACGTTCCTCGTCACCGTGTTCGCCCCGGCCGCGGGCCGGATCGTGACCAACGAGGTCACCGACCCCTACGCCCTCTCCCTGTCCGCCGACTCGCGCCGCGGCCGCCTGGTCGACCTGTCCGACCCCGCCCTCAAGCCGCCGGGCTGGGACGCCCTGCGCAAGCCGGAGCCGCGGCCGGCCACCACGATCTACGAGCTGCACGTGCGCGACTTCTCCGCCTCCGACGCCACCGTGCCGGAGCACCTGCGCGGCACCTTCGCCGCGTTCACCCGCGACGGCGCGGGCATGCGCGAGCTGCGGCGGCTCGCGCGGGAGGGCCTCACCCACGTGCACCTGCTGCCCGCGTTCGACTTCGCCACCGTGCCCGAGCGCCGGGCCGACCGCACCGAGCCGGACTGCGACCTCGCCGCGCTGCCGCCGGACTCCGAGCTGCAGCAGGAGTGCGTGGCCCGCACCGCGGCGACCGACTCCTACAACTGGGGCTACGACCCGCTGCACTACACCGTGCCGGAGGGCTCCTACGCCACCGACCCGGACGGCGACGCGCGCATCCGCGAGTTCCGCGCCATGGTCGCCGCGCTCAACCGGGCCGGGCTGCGCGTGGTGATGGACGTGGTCTACAACCACACCCACGCCGCCGGGCAGGACGCGCGCTCCGTGCTCGACCGCATCGTGCCCGGCTACTACCACCGGCTGCTCGAGGACGGCGCCGTCGCCACCTCCACCTGCTGCCCGAACACCGCGCCCGAGCACACGATGATGGGCCGCCTCGTGGTGGACTCGGTGGTCACCTGGGCCCGGCAGTACAAGGTGGACGGGTTCCGTTTCGACCTGATGGGCCACCACCCCAAGGCGAATATCCTCGCCGTGCGCAGGGCGCTCGACGCGCTGACGCCCGCCAAGGACGGTGTCGACGGGAGGTCGATCATCCTGTACGGCGAGGGCTGGGACTTCGGCGAGGTCGCCGGCGGGGCCCGGTTCGAGCAGGCCACCCAGGCGAACATGGCCGGGACCGGGATCGGCACGTTCAACGACCGGCTGCGCGACGCGGTGCGCGGCGGCGGCCCGTTCGACGAGGACCCGCGCGTGCAGGGCTTCGGCTCCGGCCTGGCGGGCGACCCCAACGGCGCCCCGGCCAACGGCACGCCCGAGCAGCGCCGCGCCCGGCTGCTCCACCTGCAGGACCAGATTAAGGTCGGCCTCGCCGGCAACCTGAGGGACTACGCGTTCACCGCCTCGGACGGGCGGCACGTCACCGGCGCGCGGATCGACTACAACGGCTCCCCCACCGGCTACACCGCCGCGCCCGGTGAGGCCGTCACCTACGTGGAGGCGCACGACAACGAGACGCTGTACGACGCGCTCGCGTTCAAGCTGCCGCAGGCCACCGGCATGGCCGACCGGGTGCGCATGCAGACGCTGTCGCTCGCCACGGTGCTGCTCGGCCAGGGCACC is a window from the Thermopolyspora flexuosa genome containing:
- a CDS encoding extracellular solute-binding protein, with translation MRRVLTAAAAAALALAISACGGDQGAGSAAPAQSTVDPASVSGTVTWWDTSDATTEAPAFKELVAEFQAKYPKIKVNYVNVPFADAQNKFKTAAQAGSGAPDVLRTEVGWVAEFASLGYLAPLDGTPAVDRPEDFLPAPAAAGKYNGKTYAVPQVTDTLGLLYNKKLLKEAGHENPPATFEELKKVALDVKEKTGVDGLALNVDSYFLLPFIYGEGGDLLDVTNKKITVASPQSTAGVKIVEDLITSGAAAKPSIQDSYTNVQTAFKEGKVAMIFNGPWSNADNLSGKAFKDHPDNYGIAPVPAGSVKAGSPTGGHTYAIYAGSPNLQASYLFVQFMASAESQAKIAGKLGLLPARASAYELPDAAANDMIGKWKAPMEKAVDRPWIPEGGQLFQPLLERYQKLANGQATAEQVTQETAQAYQGLLKGWSL
- the pulA gene encoding pullulanase-type alpha-1,6-glucosidase — protein: MSPKAVRMVALSRVLARLAVLAVPLAPVVVATPPVSPGLAPAGYAAAHAHTHPPAGPVAETGGPARASTGAAAPPHYPRSQNDRDGRRADEGAPPGNVDRTDVDLTRARAQWIDRATVAWRTDVSGGSRHYLAYSPRGDIRHAGGELRGDIRLIRLRPGTPTEAQRRRYPHLFGGAEPYAALRVDPRDAGRVTEALRGQVVAVARDASGRLRAATGVQLPGVLDDVYAAAAKEPLGYTGDRLAVWAPTARKVELALYGSATGASRTVHPMRRDDATGVWWIPTPRSWRGRHYTFLVTVFAPAAGRIVTNEVTDPYALSLSADSRRGRLVDLSDPALKPPGWDALRKPEPRPATTIYELHVRDFSASDATVPEHLRGTFAAFTRDGAGMRELRRLAREGLTHVHLLPAFDFATVPERRADRTEPDCDLAALPPDSELQQECVARTAATDSYNWGYDPLHYTVPEGSYATDPDGDARIREFRAMVAALNRAGLRVVMDVVYNHTHAAGQDARSVLDRIVPGYYHRLLEDGAVATSTCCPNTAPEHTMMGRLVVDSVVTWARQYKVDGFRFDLMGHHPKANILAVRRALDALTPAKDGVDGRSIILYGEGWDFGEVAGGARFEQATQANMAGTGIGTFNDRLRDAVRGGGPFDEDPRVQGFGSGLAGDPNGAPANGTPEQRRARLLHLQDQIKVGLAGNLRDYAFTASDGRHVTGARIDYNGSPTGYTAAPGEAVTYVEAHDNETLYDALAFKLPQATGMADRVRMQTLSLATVLLGQGTAFVHAGGERLRSKSLDRNSYDSGDWFNRLLWDCRAGNGFGGGLPPRADNEAKWRYARPLLADPALRPGCDAIEAARDRFGELLRVRVSSPAFALGSAAEVQRRVSFPLSGTPGEIPGVITMRIDTTGLDARWRSITVVFNATPDEQRQQVPALDGAAVALHPVQAASGDDVVRRAAFDPAGGVLTVPGRTVAVFVEAA
- a CDS encoding amino acid-binding protein codes for the protein MGMLLRFRVSLPDRPGVLGQVARAFGVLGADILQVTVLEREAGRAVDDFTVSWSGVLGVDELRERVSVVPGARVEGAWPTREVPGANPEFDLLGHVAADPERAYQTLVDALPDLVSAEWAAAADPATGRVAYASWAAPAEPLPADPPSRPAAFSENARHMITVPLPEAALHLVVARAQGAAFHRVELDRVVRLVEIVSLLARSAVGRTPAQA
- a CDS encoding NosD domain-containing protein — encoded protein: MTRGVRVPRRPEAALAALVAVVAAPIWVAPAAAQGRTGESSAGRPGWALARTYYVDSVRGSDDAAGTSPATAWRSLARASRAALRPGDRLLLRRGGRWNGTLHISAHGTAALPITVGTYGTGSRPTISGRRGDCVVVTGTHVHITGLRASDCRWAGFHLVGSHNQLVGVYADRNIAGVAVAPVSAHNVIRASTFADNNRMSVNDRTQRNDSGAFGILLNGDDNLVIGNVITGSRARSRDYGYDGAAVEIYNGDRNVVVHNIARNNETFTELGHEPGRTASGNLFAHNVVTSVRQRAAFLVTRGPRHLALGPVVGTIAVHNSVHLPGRDTIGVSCYDGCSPRILRLRNNIIKVGGVVGYADGAGIDDAGGVYWGRETKFRLGPRSILADPLFRGITDLRLRPGSPAIGRGLRLGPHWYGGAEHAHDMTGRPIGTARNPDAGAYQS
- a CDS encoding ABC transporter ATP-binding protein; its protein translation is MSTVVLDKVTKIYPGGFLAVDRLSLQAGEGELLVLLGPSGCGKSTLLRMIAGLEEITSGDLYLNGEYANHLAPRDRDVAMVFQNGALYPHRTVRGNLAFPLEIAKADPGHVKERVVELARGLHIDEMLDRKPGTLSGGQRQRVAMGRAIVRQPSLFLMDEPLSNLDAGMRTELRMEIAALVRALGVTTIYVTHDQVEALSLADRIAILNRGVLQDVGTPTQVYNDPATAFVASFLNSQQLNLLEALVRTPQNQFVLLDFGTHRLTMPWNDPRAYAVSQHVGRTVLVGIRPDALVPLPPHADQGQYFAGRVRTLEYHGHEWLAYLEAGLPAVPVPEPPDQRIHGNGNGNGSGSRAKALLRRLLMGRSEEPEPEPIATSGTHRRADLIVRLGSRPVWRAGDHARVAVDMSKILLFTPDGARIDRPLR